A region of Liolophura sinensis isolate JHLJ2023 chromosome 8, CUHK_Ljap_v2, whole genome shotgun sequence DNA encodes the following proteins:
- the LOC135473442 gene encoding uncharacterized protein LOC135473442 produces MNIDEYSSNVWGTDIGSACDILLASECSLAGGFFHIATGCRNLWEDIDSHLWPEERQPEEVVFKQVVKPFPVRCQTPREQSVSRYLAMILTKPGTTSVTEKTCPPQRTLAEQSSPQKTLRVPETNPVSKDITHEPANARIPSANNRSKTSGNADQVKRPKFFRLGDYSGTKPYWGASSSQHRQKAPNMPYFQEVIFTQVSKEEQLKKDMREDQLKKYIREEKLKHDMREVLIKTEDKETAFGLGAGKVAVEPPAVNVKNAKTRRPKRRKLGKPKIIKVMPVDHVDPQKKTTYRHMDNVEKNEKKANVFRRVGAFVRSFRCVFTACFSSRDTKDLP; encoded by the exons ATGAACATTGATGAATATTCATCTAACGTATGGGGAACGGACATAG GTTCTGCATGCGACATACTACTGGCCTCTGAATGTAGCCTGGCCGGAGGGTTCTTCCATATAGCCACCGGATGCAGGAACCTGTGGGAAGACATAGATAGCCACCTATGGCCTGAAGAAAGGCAACCGGAAGAAGTCGTCTTCAAACAGGTTGTGAAACCATTTCCAGTGCGCTGCCAGACTCCCAGAGAACAATCTGTCTCCCGATATCTGGCTATGATCTTAACAAAGCCGGGAACCACCAGCGTGACGGAGAAGACCTGTCCACCTCAGCGGACACTGGCCGAACAATCTTCTCCGCAGAAAACACTGAGAGTACCTGAGACGAACCCTGTTAGCAAAGACATCACACACGAACCTGCAAACGCCCGTATCCCGTCAGCCAATAATAGGTCAAAGACTTCAG gtAACGCCGACCAAGTTAAGAGGCCTAAGTTCTTCCGTCTGGGAGATTACTCAGGTACTAAACCCTACTGGGGTGCCTCCAGCTCCCAACACCGCCAGAAAGCGCCCAACATGCCATATTTCCAGGAGGTCATCTTCACACAGGTGTCCAAGGAAGAGCAGTTGAAGAAGGACATGAGAGAAGACCAGCTGAAGAAGTACATTCGGGAAGAGAAGTTGAAGCATGACATGCGGGAAGTGCTCATCAAAACGGAGGACAAGGAGACCGCGTTTGGACTAGGTGCAGGAAAAGTGGCAGTGGAACCACCCGCAGTCAATGTCAAGAATGCCAAAACACGACGACCAAAACGAAGGAAACTTGGCAAGCCCAAAATCATCAAGGTTATGCCGGTAGATCACGTAGATCCACAAAAGAAGACAACCTATCGTCATATGGACAATgttgagaaaaatgaaaagaaagcgAATGTTTTTCGGCGTGTCGGAGCATTTGTACGAAGCTTCCGCTGTGTATTTACAGCGTGTTTCTCTTCTCGTGACACTAAGGATCTACCATAA
- the LOC135473826 gene encoding uncharacterized protein LOC135473826: protein MPAPVFRGTVFAPNTDLYAIDNANRVLERHVFDRKEDGYRLSSTKTFRGKPLAITYMSVKTGFDFDGVVITLDTRNIRFISCPFLDVRRTVYSYGRCTAITAVPHTQSLLVVNSETASIDVINIYGVPMKRFDLPDILNPGPELMGPASVALSTLGEREVVTVASDTGLYVMTVDIDKTKTLILTPRQAMKKTDNFCPISVAALNDLLFVANGSEDEPKIHRYSLSLRDKPPETVVLTEAGEMGESDPVSICILKIDQDNFRLGGSRRHDNARGMDLLFYKDFGPEEN, encoded by the exons ATGCCCGCGCCGGTGTTTAGGGGGACAGTGTTCGCCCCCAATACGGACCTGTACGCCATTGACAATGCTAATCGTGTTTTAGAGCGCCATGTATTTGACAGGAAAGAAGACGGCTACCGGTTATCGTCTACTAAGACATTCCGAGGGAAACCACTCGCCATCACGTACATGTCCGTGAAAACCGGATTCGATTTCGACGGTGTTGTGATCACGTTAGACACGCGGAACATTCGCTTCATCTCCTGTCCCTTCCTCGACGTGAGACGTACGGTGTATTCATACGGGAGGTGCACGGCTATCACCGCCGTGCCCCACACCCAGTCGCTGCTAGTCGTCAACTCTGAGACCGCCTCGATAGACGTGATCAACATCTACGGCGTGCCGATGAAGCGCTTCGACCTGCCGGACATACTTAACCCGGGACCAGAGTTGATGGGCCCAGCCTCTGTGGCGCTGTCCACCCTCGGGGAGAGGGAGGTGGTGACCGTCGCCTCAGACACGGGCCTGTATGTGATGACAGTGGACATTGATAAAACTAAAACACTTATTCTCACGCCTAG GCAAGCCATGAAGAAGACGGATAACTTTTGTCCAATCAGCGTGGCAGCTCTAAATGACCTCCTGTTCGTGGCCAATGGCTCCGAAGACGAGCCGAAGATTCACCGGTACTCCCTGTCGTTACGCGACAAACCCCCGGAGACGGTAGTCCTGACTGAAGCCGGTGAGATGGGCGAAAGTGACCCCGTGTCTATCTGTATCTTAAAAATAGACCAGGACAATTTCCGTCTGGGAGGGTCTCGCCGACACGACAACGCCCGCGGAATGGACCTTTTGTTTTATAAAGACTTCGGGCctgaagaaaactga